One stretch of Malus domestica chromosome 14, GDT2T_hap1 DNA includes these proteins:
- the LOC114821033 gene encoding E3 ubiquitin-protein ligase SINAT2-like — protein sequence MAIAKSEAGSNSMLSKTTPGLGGKHGLYSTNGVHELLECPVCTNLMYPPIHQCPNGHTLCSDCKIRVHNCCPTCRYELGDIRCLALEKVAESLELPCRYQSLGCHDIFPYYSKLKHEQHCRFRLYNCPYAGSECSVTGDIPTLVGHLKEDHKVDMHDGCTFNHRYVKANPNEVENATWMLTVFNCFGRQFCLHFEAFQLGMAPVYMAFLRFMGDDIEAKKFSYSLEVGANGRKLIWQGIPRSIRDSHGKVRDSQDGLIIQRNLALYFSGGDRQELKLRITGRIWKEE from the exons ATGGCAATCGCTAAGTCGGAGGCAGGTAGCAATAGTATGCTAAGTAAGACTACCCCTGGTTTGGGTGGAAAGCATGGTCTGTATTCAACAAATGGTGTGCATGAGTTACTTGAGTGCCCTGTCTGCACGAATTTGATGTACCCTCCTATTCATCAG TGTCCTAATGGCCACACGCTATGTTCAGACTGCAAGATAAGGGTGCACAATTGTTGCCCCACTTGTCGCTATGAGCTTGGAGATATAAGGTGTTTGGCTTTGGAGAAAGTTGCTGAATCGTTGGAACTTCCATGCCGATACCAGAGTTTAGGCTGTCATGATATTTTTCCGTACTACAGCAAGCTCAAACATGAGCAACACTGTCGATTTCGTCTATACAACTGCCCTTATGCTGGATCTGAGTGCTCTGTTACAGGTGATATCCCCACTCTCGTTGGGCATCTTAAGGAGGATCACAAGGTTGACATGCATGATGGGTGCACCTTCAACCATAGATATGTTAAAGCAAACCCAAATGAAGTTGAAAATGCAACTTGGATGCTTACt GTCTTCAATTGTTTCGGAAGACAGTTCTGTTTGCACTTTGAGGCCTTCCAATTAGGAATGGCTCCGGTCTACATGGCTTTTTTACGATTCATGGGTGATGATATTGAAGCTAAGAAGTTCAGCTATAGTTTGGAAGTTGGTGCAAATGGCCGTAAGCTAATATGGCAGGGGATCCCTAGGAGTATTCGTGACAGTCATGGAAAAGTTCGGGACAGCCAGGATGGACTCATTATTCAGAGGAACCTGGCTCTCTATTTCTCAGGCGGGGATAGGCAAGAACTAAAGTTGAGGATTACTGGCCGTATATGGAAAGAAGAATGA